The following nucleotide sequence is from Acidobacteriota bacterium.
CCAATTCGATATCGCCTGGGAGGCTCCGGAGGAGAACTTCCGACGCGCGGAACCCTGGATGCGCCGAGGAGCGGCCGCCGGCGGCCGGCTCGTGGTGCTGCCGGAAATGTTCGCCACCGGCTTCTCCATGAACGCACGGGAGATCTGCCGCCACGCACCGGCGGTGCGGGACTTTCTGTCGCGGATGGCCGCGGAGCTGGGAGTGTGGGTGGCCGGCGGCTATGCCGAGCCGGGAGACACGGACGAGGATCGGCCGCGAAACGCCTGCTCTATCTTCGACCCCGACGGAGAGGAGAGACTTCACTACCAAAAGATCCATCCCTTCTCCCTCGCCGGTGAGCACGAGCATTACGCTGGTGGTGAAACGCTACCCACCGTCGAGATCGAGGGTGTACGCACCACCTGCCTGATCTGCTACGACCTGCGCTTCCCGGAACCGTTTCGCATCGCGGCGGATGCGACGGACCTCTATCTGGTGATCGCCAACTGGCCGGAGGTGCGCTCCGCCGCCTGGTCGACCCTGCTGCGCGCCCGAGCGATTGAAAATCAGGCTTACGTCTTCGGAGTCAATCGGGTTGGTGATGCGGAGGGAACTCCGCACAATGGGCGTTCGGCGCTCTTCGACCCCCTAGGACACCCTCTGATCGCCGCCGAGCACCAGGAGGCGGTGCTGGTGGGCACGGTGGATTCCCAGAGGGTGGTGCGCAACCGAGAACGCTTCAGCTTTCTAGCTGATCGACGCCCGGGGACTTATCAGGACCTGCCGTAGCAGACTCGTCCGAGGACCGCTGGTCACGAAAGGATGGAATTCGGCAGCGTCGACCTCGTCCGTGCCGCTCCGAAGGCTGACCAGGAGTTGCCGGAGCTTGGGCAGTTGCTCAACCCGCAGGGCACCGACGTCGTCCAGGACCTGCGAGAAGCTCGCCACCGCCTGGCCCCCGATCACCAGCTGACATTTGTCCCCGATCAGCCGGCGCAGGGTCTTCAGCTCGCCGTCTAGAGAGCTCTCGCCCTCCGGGTGGGCGAGACTCAGAGCCACTACCTCGAATTCCGTTTCCAGCACCGCCATGGCGATCTCCTCGGTGCTCGCCTCGGCGCCCAGGTAGGTCACCCGCCACCCCTCCGCCGCAGCGGTGGCCGCCATCAGGGCAGCCCCCAACTCGTGCACCTGGCCTCGGGGGGTAGCGATGATGAGCCCCGGAGCGTTGGACTCCGGCGGGTAGGCCCGGGTCATGCTGCCGACGAAGGAGCGCACCAGGGCGGACGCCAGGCGCTCATGCTCGAGGCTCATGGCGCCTTCGCTCCACAGCTCGTCGATCTGCTCCATCAGGGGCACCAACACCTCGTCCATGGTGCGCGCCCATCCGAGGTGGATCACCGCCAGCTCCAACTGCCGCTCAAAGGCGCCACCGTCCAGGCGCTGTACAGCTTCCAGACAGCGCTGGAGCAGGATGGACGTCCTGGACTTCTGCGTCGGATGCTGCTTCGGCTGAGGCCGGTTGCGCAGCCGCGCCTGATCCTGGGCCACCAGATCCACCAGCTCCTCGTTGGAAAGATGCGCGATCTTGGAGATGGAGCGGCCGACCCGCGTCGCCTGACGCAGGAGCCGCAGCCGATAGATGTCGAGGTCGGAAAACGCGCGCTGGTTGCCAGCGGTTCGCTGGGGGGTCACAGCGTCATAGCGCCGCTCCCAAGCACGGATCACGTCCGGAGTCAGTCCGGTCTGCTCACAGGCTGAACCCATGGAATGCTTCGGCGTCTTGTCTAAGTTCTTGTCCATGTCCTCACCGTACAAGTATTATCAGAGTCTGTCAAGATATTCCGCTCATTTACCTGGACAGATGGGCGTAAATTTTGGACAGGACAGAGACTGTCCATGAAGTCACTAGAAACTGTCGACCACCAAGAAACTCTTCGGGCGCAGCGCCGGATGGTCCGGTCTCTATTGAATTGTTCGTGGCAGAGGACGAATCAGATGTGCCCCCAGCGCGAAGGCCTCCGCGCTGGGTCGGACAGAAGGCGTCTGGGAAGAGGCTGCTAGCGTCGGCCCGGCCGGCCGACGCTCTTGATGGGGAAGTCGTGCTGACGGCGGGTAACCACCAGCTGGTCGCCGCTGCTGCGGTGGCGGCGGTAGCCCAGCAGATGGAAGAGCTGCAGGCTGTACCACCGGGCCACCTTGCGGTCGATGCGCAGAGTCTCGTGATGATCCGGATCCCGCTCGACCCCAGGCAGCCAGTTGATCACCCGATCCAACCCCCCGCGCCGCAGCAAGGCCGACAGGCGCAGCCAGAAAGGACTGAAGTGGCGCATTTCGAAGTAGCCGTCCTCTCCCTGCTTCTGGTAGAGGGGCATGAGGATGCGGCCGTCTTCCTGAGCGCGCAGCTCGCGATGCCGGTCGCGGGCCAGCAGCTCACCTTTGCGAATCTTCTGGAAGCTGACGAAGCCCGGCTCCATTCGGAAGCCGTCATCCGGATCCACGGGATGGCGATAGCGCACCTCGAAGACCTTGGGCAGGCCTCGCTTCTCGCGCACCAGGAATTGGCGGCTGAGCTCCACCTGGGGAACCTTCTCGGCATCGATGATGCCCGCCGCGGAGAGCGCGATCCACGCTCCCGCCTCGCACAGGTTGACGGCGTGAGGCTCGTCGTGCTGCCCGCCCTCGAAGCCGATGGCGATATGCCCCAGGTCCATGACGTAGTCGGTGAGGGTGCCTTCCAGCTCCTCTTCCAAACCGACGATGATGGGCGCCGGGAATTGCAGCGTGAACTTGCGGTTGCGCAGGGTGTCGGACATCACCACGAAGGCCGGACCACCGCCGGAGGTGGTGTGCAGATCCAGAACGTACACCTCCC
It contains:
- a CDS encoding nitrilase-related carbon-nitrogen hydrolase, producing the protein MSILTVAGIQFDIAWEAPEENFRRAEPWMRRGAAAGGRLVVLPEMFATGFSMNAREICRHAPAVRDFLSRMAAELGVWVAGGYAEPGDTDEDRPRNACSIFDPDGEERLHYQKIHPFSLAGEHEHYAGGETLPTVEIEGVRTTCLICYDLRFPEPFRIAADATDLYLVIANWPEVRSAAWSTLLRARAIENQAYVFGVNRVGDAEGTPHNGRSALFDPLGHPLIAAEHQEAVLVGTVDSQRVVRNRERFSFLADRRPGTYQDLP
- a CDS encoding MerR family transcriptional regulator; this translates as MGSACEQTGLTPDVIRAWERRYDAVTPQRTAGNQRAFSDLDIYRLRLLRQATRVGRSISKIAHLSNEELVDLVAQDQARLRNRPQPKQHPTQKSRTSILLQRCLEAVQRLDGGAFERQLELAVIHLGWARTMDEVLVPLMEQIDELWSEGAMSLEHERLASALVRSFVGSMTRAYPPESNAPGLIIATPRGQVHELGAALMAATAAAEGWRVTYLGAEASTEEIAMAVLETEFEVVALSLAHPEGESSLDGELKTLRRLIGDKCQLVIGGQAVASFSQVLDDVGALRVEQLPKLRQLLVSLRSGTDEVDAAEFHPFVTSGPRTSLLRQVLISPRASIS
- a CDS encoding succinylglutamate desuccinylase/aspartoacylase family protein, which gives rise to MSSSLVAEIPAKPRIERRIGQVLGKKPGPTLICIGSLHGNEPAGYRALDRVFATLEAENVEVRGEFLGLVGNCEALRQGKRFLNADLNRHWAPQRVAASRVGALAHSPVPEDLELHELRQVLEAAFGRARGEVYVLDLHTTSGGGPAFVVMSDTLRNRKFTLQFPAPIIVGLEEELEGTLTDYVMDLGHIAIGFEGGQHDEPHAVNLCEAGAWIALSAAGIIDAEKVPQVELSRQFLVREKRGLPKVFEVRYRHPVDPDDGFRMEPGFVSFQKIRKGELLARDRHRELRAQEDGRILMPLYQKQGEDGYFEMRHFSPFWLRLSALLRRGGLDRVINWLPGVERDPDHHETLRIDRKVARWYSLQLFHLLGYRRHRSSGDQLVVTRRQHDFPIKSVGRPGRR